A genomic region of Mycolicibacterium poriferae contains the following coding sequences:
- a CDS encoding DUF6542 domain-containing protein — translation MSGQRARPSVAADNRSAHPNIPGVPWWGAVLIAVVASAAGFAVDAGSGNGELTAVFATLFVLGCLAAVLAVRRNGLFTAVIQPPLILFVVVPGAYFLMHRDSIEGLKDILINCGYPLIERFPLMFFTSAAVLLIGLARWHLGQASGQPTGQSASRDDTGTASRPARGATAKAGRLPAMVAAVFGGRSAATATAAKAATTAKATGDEAPPRRRRQQDRRSASAQRSASRSARGDRQRSKPAARRPRPDETDIIEQVATDRPRRRRPRPEDAPPPDQRRRTRSTSAREPRRAAPDNDRRVPYDRAERADRERPPQRRSRYNGYEGYETFGGYDRYDRYDRPDLGYEPRREPPQQRGNGTHHPVSRVRYRGAEDADERVEHRRRARGNDADRWEYDI, via the coding sequence GTGTCAGGACAGCGCGCGCGGCCGTCGGTGGCGGCCGACAACCGGTCTGCGCACCCCAACATTCCCGGTGTTCCGTGGTGGGGTGCCGTCCTGATCGCTGTCGTCGCATCCGCTGCCGGCTTCGCCGTCGACGCCGGTTCCGGCAACGGGGAACTGACCGCGGTGTTCGCCACGCTGTTCGTGCTCGGTTGTCTGGCCGCGGTGCTCGCGGTGCGGCGCAACGGACTGTTCACCGCCGTCATCCAGCCGCCGCTGATCTTGTTCGTGGTGGTGCCCGGGGCCTATTTCCTGATGCACCGCGACTCGATCGAAGGGCTCAAGGACATCCTGATCAACTGCGGTTACCCGCTGATCGAGCGGTTCCCGCTGATGTTCTTCACCTCCGCCGCGGTGCTGCTGATCGGCCTCGCCCGCTGGCACCTCGGTCAGGCGTCCGGTCAGCCGACGGGCCAGTCGGCCAGCCGCGACGACACCGGTACCGCCAGCCGGCCCGCGCGTGGTGCGACGGCTAAGGCAGGTCGTCTGCCGGCGATGGTCGCCGCGGTGTTCGGCGGCCGGTCGGCCGCCACGGCCACAGCAGCCAAGGCGGCCACGACCGCCAAGGCCACCGGAGACGAGGCGCCCCCGAGGCGCCGCCGCCAGCAGGACCGCCGCTCCGCCTCAGCGCAACGCTCGGCATCCCGCTCGGCGCGCGGCGATCGCCAGCGCTCCAAACCCGCCGCCCGCCGACCCCGGCCCGACGAGACCGACATCATCGAGCAGGTGGCCACCGACCGTCCCCGCCGGCGCCGGCCGCGTCCGGAGGACGCACCGCCGCCGGATCAACGGCGCCGGACCAGGAGCACCTCGGCCCGCGAGCCCCGCCGGGCCGCGCCGGACAACGACCGTCGGGTGCCGTACGACCGCGCCGAGCGAGCCGACCGTGAGCGTCCGCCGCAACGGCGCAGCCGCTACAACGGCTACGAAGGGTACGAGACGTTCGGCGGCTACGACCGCTATGACCGCTACGACCGCCCCGACCTCGGCTACGAACCTCGCCGTGAACCTCCGCAGCAGCGGGGCAACGGCACCCATCACCCGGTGTCACGGGTGCGCTACCGGGGTGCGGAGGACGCCGACGAACGCGTCGAACACCGCCGACGTGCGCGCGGCAACGACGCCGACCGGTGGGAGTACGACATCTAG
- a CDS encoding lipid droplet-associated protein, with translation MATAPYGVRLLVGAAATAIEETRKLPQTILMYPMTLASQVASLVMKVQQDVAVLVIKGDETLETFFPPKDEQPEWATFDDDLPGGSAGGGDVVDLPVREGARMTEGRYALFSSEPETPSETTTEQPAPADVPEIVTELEYESLTLAQLRARLTSLRIGDLEALLSYEEATKARAPFQTLLANRITRASAK, from the coding sequence ATGGCAACTGCACCGTATGGGGTCCGGCTGCTCGTCGGGGCGGCGGCGACCGCCATCGAGGAAACCCGCAAGCTCCCCCAGACCATCTTGATGTATCCGATGACTCTGGCCAGCCAGGTGGCATCGCTGGTGATGAAGGTGCAGCAGGATGTCGCCGTCCTGGTGATCAAGGGTGACGAGACGCTGGAGACGTTCTTCCCACCCAAGGACGAGCAACCGGAGTGGGCCACGTTCGACGACGATCTGCCCGGCGGTTCGGCCGGCGGGGGCGACGTGGTGGATCTGCCGGTGCGCGAGGGCGCCCGCATGACCGAGGGCCGGTATGCGCTGTTCAGCAGCGAGCCGGAGACCCCGAGCGAGACCACGACCGAGCAGCCCGCCCCTGCGGATGTGCCCGAGATCGTCACTGAGCTCGAGTACGAATCGCTGACCCTGGCGCAGTTGCGGGCGCGGTTGACGTCGCTGCGCATCGGCGATCTGGAGGCCCTGCTGTCCTACGAGGAGGCCACCAAGGCTCGGGCGCCGTTCCAGACGCTGCTGGCCAACAGGATCACCCGCGCCTCCGCGAAGTGA
- a CDS encoding penicillin-binding transpeptidase domain-containing protein translates to MSLLLAVTMVLAGCSDAEDRLDATVRSFAEALSRGDADAAADLTSDPAAASATLGELFASLGSDVTFRPDRVHAVDSEGGFALGATWTFGPDDAHEWTYTTDGEATADGQEWKIRWDPAVVAPGLDAGPLAYSTLVPQPAARVLDRTGAELLTQHVVTLVDVASDADVAAVAALLNPIAPTITAESLAADVGAAAGAPVTAVTLREEDLTPIEAALTALPGVTLRPQLRLLATDRALTSPTLSGLADLWQQRTDAAAGWAVTAQTSAGPQRVGGQDAEPVGDIASTLDIGMQRAAEDALAPLGTPAALVAIQPSTGNLLAVGQNAPADAQGPIALTGLYPPGSTFKTVTVSAALQAGQVTPDTIVNCPGTENIEGRQIPNDDEFELGQVPLHTAFARSCNTTMGRLAVNLPPDALTDAAAQLGLGIDYVAPGMTTVTGSVPVAESSALRVEEGIGQGQVTASPFGMALVAATLAHGSVPAPAIVERQPGVADRTPEPLPAQIDDQVQAMMRETITDGTASQLQDIPGLLGKTGTAEYINVQNDDQRAHGWFVGIAGDLALAVFVSDAGSSTPAVDAAGRFLRTVA, encoded by the coding sequence ATGTCGTTGCTCCTCGCGGTCACCATGGTGCTCGCGGGCTGCAGCGACGCCGAGGACCGGCTCGACGCGACGGTGCGTTCCTTCGCCGAGGCCCTCAGCCGCGGTGACGCCGACGCCGCCGCCGACCTGACTTCCGACCCGGCCGCCGCGTCGGCCACGCTGGGCGAGTTGTTCGCCAGTCTCGGCAGCGACGTCACCTTCCGGCCCGATCGGGTGCACGCGGTGGACTCCGAAGGCGGGTTCGCGCTCGGCGCGACGTGGACGTTCGGGCCTGACGACGCGCACGAGTGGACCTACACCACCGACGGCGAGGCAACCGCCGACGGACAGGAGTGGAAGATCCGGTGGGATCCGGCGGTCGTCGCGCCCGGGTTGGACGCCGGGCCGCTGGCCTACTCGACGCTCGTGCCGCAACCGGCCGCCCGGGTGCTGGACCGCACCGGTGCCGAGCTGCTGACCCAGCACGTCGTCACGCTGGTCGACGTGGCATCCGACGCTGACGTCGCGGCGGTTGCCGCGTTGCTGAACCCGATCGCCCCGACCATCACCGCCGAATCCCTGGCAGCCGATGTGGGGGCCGCCGCCGGTGCCCCCGTCACGGCCGTCACGTTGCGTGAGGAGGACCTCACTCCGATCGAGGCGGCGCTGACGGCGCTGCCCGGCGTGACGTTGCGGCCCCAACTGCGGCTGCTGGCCACCGACCGCGCGCTGACCTCGCCCACGCTGTCCGGGCTGGCCGATCTGTGGCAGCAACGCACCGATGCCGCGGCCGGGTGGGCAGTGACCGCCCAGACGTCCGCCGGGCCGCAGCGAGTGGGCGGGCAGGACGCCGAACCCGTCGGCGACATCGCCAGCACCCTCGACATCGGCATGCAGCGGGCCGCCGAGGACGCGTTGGCGCCGCTGGGCACCCCGGCCGCCCTCGTGGCCATCCAGCCGTCGACCGGGAACCTGCTGGCCGTCGGGCAGAACGCGCCGGCCGATGCGCAGGGGCCGATCGCCCTGACCGGGCTGTACCCGCCCGGGTCGACGTTCAAGACGGTGACCGTCTCGGCGGCGCTGCAGGCCGGGCAGGTCACGCCGGACACGATCGTCAACTGCCCCGGCACCGAGAACATCGAGGGCAGGCAGATCCCCAACGACGACGAGTTCGAGCTCGGTCAGGTGCCGCTGCACACCGCGTTCGCCCGGTCCTGCAACACCACGATGGGCCGGCTCGCGGTGAACCTCCCGCCGGACGCGCTCACCGATGCCGCGGCGCAGCTCGGCCTGGGCATCGACTATGTGGCACCGGGAATGACCACCGTCACCGGTTCGGTGCCCGTCGCGGAGTCGTCGGCGCTGCGCGTCGAGGAGGGCATCGGTCAGGGGCAGGTCACGGCGTCGCCGTTCGGCATGGCGCTGGTGGCCGCGACCTTGGCGCACGGCTCGGTACCGGCGCCGGCCATCGTCGAGAGACAACCCGGGGTCGCCGACCGCACCCCGGAACCGCTGCCCGCGCAGATCGACGACCAGGTGCAGGCGATGATGCGCGAGACGATCACCGACGGCACCGCCAGTCAGCTCCAGGACATCCCCGGGCTGCTCGGCAAGACCGGAACCGCGGAATACATCAACGTCCAGAATGACGACCAGCGGGCGCACGGCTGGTTCGTCGGCATCGCCGGCGACCTCGCGCTCGCGGTGTTCGTCAGCGACGCCGGCAGTTCAACGCCCGCGGTCGACGCGGCGGGACGGTTCCTGCGGACCGTCGCCTAG
- a CDS encoding 4-hydroxy-3-methylbut-2-enyl diphosphate reductase, translated as MPPTVNMGIPGSSQSALGSVAGGVTGKRVLLAEPRGYCAGVDRAVETVERALEKHGAPVYVRHEIVHNRHVVETLAAAGAVFVDETDEVPEGAIVVFSAHGVAPTVHVNAKERDLQVIDATCPLVTKVHNEAKRFARDDYDILLIGHEGHEEVVGTAGEAPDHVQVVDNPDAVDGVTVRDPDKVIWLSQTTLSVDETMETVRRLREKFPTLQDPPSDDICYATQNRQVAVKAMAPECELVIVVGSRNSSNSVRLVEVALGAGADASYLVDYADDVDPGWFDGVTTVGVTSGASVPEILVRGVLERLAEHGYDVVQPVTTANETLVFALPREIRPARSN; from the coding sequence ATGCCACCGACTGTCAACATGGGGATCCCCGGCTCCAGCCAGAGTGCGCTGGGCTCGGTCGCCGGTGGCGTCACGGGCAAGCGGGTGCTGCTGGCCGAACCTCGCGGATACTGCGCCGGTGTGGACCGGGCCGTAGAGACCGTCGAGCGGGCGCTGGAGAAGCACGGCGCGCCGGTGTACGTCCGCCACGAGATCGTGCACAACCGCCACGTCGTCGAGACCCTGGCCGCGGCCGGTGCGGTGTTCGTCGACGAGACCGACGAGGTGCCCGAGGGCGCGATCGTGGTGTTCTCGGCGCACGGCGTCGCGCCGACGGTGCACGTCAACGCCAAGGAACGCGACCTACAGGTCATCGACGCCACCTGCCCGCTGGTCACCAAGGTTCACAACGAGGCCAAGCGATTCGCCCGCGACGACTACGACATCCTGCTCATCGGCCATGAGGGCCACGAGGAAGTGGTCGGGACCGCCGGTGAAGCCCCCGACCATGTGCAGGTGGTCGACAACCCCGACGCCGTCGACGGCGTCACCGTGCGTGATCCGGACAAGGTGATCTGGCTGTCGCAGACCACGCTGTCGGTCGACGAGACGATGGAGACCGTGCGCCGGCTGCGGGAGAAGTTCCCGACGCTGCAGGATCCGCCCAGCGACGACATCTGCTACGCCACCCAGAACCGTCAGGTGGCGGTCAAGGCGATGGCCCCGGAATGTGAGCTGGTCATCGTGGTGGGCTCACGCAATTCGTCGAACTCGGTGCGGCTGGTCGAGGTGGCCCTCGGTGCCGGCGCGGACGCCTCCTACCTGGTGGATTACGCCGACGACGTCGACCCGGGCTGGTTCGACGGCGTGACCACCGTCGGCGTCACCTCGGGTGCCTCGGTGCCCGAGATCCTGGTCCGCGGTGTTCTCGAGCGTCTCGCCGAACACGGCTACGACGTCGTGCAGCCGGTGACCACCGCCAACGAGACGCTGGTGTTCGCTCTGCCCCGCGAGATCCGGCCGGCGCGCAGTAACTAG